In the genome of Microcoleus vaginatus PCC 9802, the window AGAAAACCTCCGATTGTCTGATATTCGTCAGTTACGGGCAACTCCAAATTCAATATTTGATTCACATCATCTAAATTTAACTGCGCTTGCACTAAATAAGTGCGATCGTCCAATACTTGCAAAGCAATTTCTTTGCTGTCGGGTGACTCGGAGCTGCGACCGATAATTTCGGCTATCAAATCCCGCAATGTCACTAACCCGGAAATGCCACCAAATTCATCGACTACGATCGCAATTTCTTCCGACGAACTCTGCATCAAAGGCAGCAGTTCCCCCAGCAGCATCATCTCCGGCACAAACCTCACCGAACCCATCCAAGTTACAATTGGCGTGTCGGGAGATAGCAAACCTTCAGCTAGCGGTTTCGCAAGTTGTTTGAACCCAATAATGCCGATAATGTCGTCTAAAGAATCTCCCGTCACAGGATAGCGGGAATGGTTAGAAATCGCCATTTCGTCGAGCAAAGTTTGAAAGGTGGCTGTCTTGGGAAGTGCGACAATGCTAGGCCTCGGCACCATTACTTCTTCTACCCAAACTTCGCCAAATTCAAACACGTTGTTGAGCAATTCTCGCTTTTCTGCTTCCAAGCCGCTGGATTCGCTGGAAGTAGCTATAATTAATTGCAGTTCTTCGGGAGTAACCGGGCGATGCCTTAGATCGTATTCGATGCCCGCAAACCGCAAAAGCGATCGAGTAGATTGATTGAGAAACGACACAAAGGGCTTGAACAAACGGGCAATCAATAAACTCGGAGGCCCTAAAGTTCTGGCTAGCTGTTCGGAATACAGCAACGCTACAGATTTGGGAAAGAGTTCGCCCAGTACGATTTGCAGGTAAGCTAGCAACAAAAAAGTTACTATTGGTATGCTAAAAGAATGGGCGATCGCCGACTTGATGTAAATTGGCAGCGGCAAATAGCCGATCGACATTCGGACTAGCACGGCGATCGTACTTTCCCCAATCCAGCCGAGAGCTAAACTAGAAAGAGTGATTCCCAACTGCATTGTCGAGAGCAATCGCTCAATACTTTGCTGCAAAGATTGCACAGTTAAAGCTGCAACGTCGCCAGCTTCCACTAACTGATTGATGCGCGATCGGCGTACCGTCACCATCGAAAACTCAGCCGCCACAAAAAAAGCATTAATCGCAATCAGCAACAGCACTGACAGCAACCGCGACAGCACCTCTGTCAAACTCATCGCGGGTAAATCAGATATCTCCTGCACTCTCGCCCCTAAAAGTGACACAATGCTCCCTAAAAAAACTTTCTAGATCAAACCTGAGAATCTGTCTGCAGGTTTGGTCTTCTTTTATTTTACTTCGCCACTGGAATGCCAGATATTTGCAACTGAAGTTTTTGACCTGGATAATCTGTCAGCGTCAGCGAAACTTCTTTAGCATTTTCCAGCAAAGCTGTGGGAATACTCACCGTACCGTAAAACACCTGCCCGTTGGCGGGCAGTTCCGAGGGCAAATCCTCGGCAGTCGCGCTCAGGGCCCGACCGCGATCGTCAGTAACGTTCAAGAAACTGTAGAGAAACCTCACAGGTTGGGAGCCTTCATTTTTCATGCTCACGTCTAGCAGCATGGAATTGTTGCGCTGACTGGCCGCGCTCACTTCCAGGGTTATTCCCCCGTCGCGACTGTTCAGGGGAAACTTGGCGCTGGCATTTTGTGCAGCCGGTTTTTTTGCCGCGGCTGGTTTAGAGCTTGCCTTGTCTGTTTTAGTATTTGCTTGAGCCGTTGTTTTTTCTGGATCGCGACCTTCTACCCGTGCTTGGACGGTTGTGAGAATGTCTTTTTCTTTCAAAATGCTCACTTGGTCTTTACTAGCCGTCTTTCCAGGCTTGCCGCTGCCAGCATTGTTGCTGGGACGAACATCGGGTTGAGTCGTTCCTTGCAAGGCTTCGCGACCTATAGTAAATCCCCAAACAGAACTCGTCACGCCTGCTCCAAACATCAGAGCCAGCAGAATTAGAGTCAGCACTACCGTCGAATTCACTGCCATTGCCTATAAGTTTATGCCGAGTCCTAGAAACTGCTTTGTCCGGTCGATCGGCTCCAGCACATTGGCTAACAGGCGATCGGGACTCAGCAGATCTAAAGATTTTGATTTTTGTTCTCTAGTTCTAGCACGGACTGAGAAATTATGTTATAATTCATTTTGAGTTAGATCAAAGAAATCGATTTAACGGCAGTTGGCCGAGCGGTTTAGGCAGCGAACTCATAATTCGCCCCAGGCAGGTTCAACTCCTGCACTGCCGATTTAAAATCCATCACGACGCTTCGCGCTCTGGCTAAAAACCAGGTTTCTTCCCAGATACCAGTCCTGGACGGATGGGCGGGTAGAAACCGGGTTTCTACGAAAATTTTGCGATCAGTAACGAAAAATATACCAAGAAACCTCATTTCTGAGGTCGCAAGTGCGATCGCCAACTAGAAATTTGGTCGATCGACTCGCTCGTGAGATTGATCGCGCTCTCAAGATCTCGCACTGCACTCGGAAAATTATTATTCTGATGCAAAGGTCAACGATATCAAGCCTTAATCAATTCCACATTATATCGGCTCGCTTCTGAGATGGCGGGCGCTGCGCGGGGACGATCGTACAGCACTCCAAAAATTATTATTCCGATGCAAAGGTCAACGATATCAACCCTTAATTAACTCCACTCCGTCGCGCCCGTCGAGTTCTTGAACGTAAACCTTAACTTGTTCTTCCTTTGCAGTCGGCAACTTTTTACCCGTAAAATCCGGCTGAATCGGTACTTCTCGGTGGCCACGATCGACTAATACCGCTAACCAAATTTTCTCCGGCCGCCCGTAATCGTTGACCGCATTCAAAGCCGCTCGACTCGTTCTGCCTTTATATATAACGTCATCTACCAACACCACGGTTTTGCCCGTCAAATCGAAAGGAATTTCTGTTTTAGCCGGTGTCCGCATCGCAACTCGATCCAAGTCATCTCGGTAAAAGGTAATATCTAAAGCGCCCACGGGTACTTTGACTTGTTCGAGAACTTCAATTTGATCTGCCAAAATTTGAGCTAAAGGCACTCCTCTACTATGAATGCCCAACAGCACTAACTCCGAGGGATTCCCTGATTTTTCGACAATCTGGGAAGCGACGCGGGTGAGAGTGCGCCTCACTTCATCAGGGGATAAAATTTCGATAATTGTAGTCATTGGTTGCTGCGAGCTAATTGTTGGCTGTTGGCGGATCGAACAATTTTAGATTTTAGATTTTAGATTTTAGATTGACTTTACAGATGAATTTGGGGGTTTGAACGAAGGTCAAAACTTTTTTTTGCTCCTGTCGGTGGCTGATCTGTGTCTTCTGCAGGACTTACCCCGAACGGATGAAAAGCAGATGCTGCGATTGCTTGGCTGAGCGCGAACAATGACAGAAATACGTTATTTATGCCTCCTGGACTGTTCGGGTGAGGTCATCAGTTAGCAGCTCAAACATAATAAGGTATAAAAAAGCAATGATAGTCCCAACCAAATCAGAAAGCAATACCGAGTTAATTGCAATGCTTGGCCAATTAGCGGCGCTGTGATCGGGTGAATCGGCTCGCCTAAGAGCGGTTTGTGTTTGAGAACTCCGCGATAGGAATTGGTACCTCCTAGTTGTACTCCCAAGATGGCGGCGTAAACGCACTCGCTCCAACCGGAATTGGGGCTGGCATCTTTAACAGCATCTCTCTGACAAATTTGCCAAATGTAAATCGGTTTGCCAGATATAAGGGCTAAAGTAATCACTGTTAGCCGGCAAGGAATCCACGTCAGCACGTCTTCTAGTTTGGCGCTAAACCATCCTAAATCTGTGTATGGCGCTTCTTTGTAGCCGATCGTAGAATCTAATGTGCTGGCTGCTTTGTAAGCGATCGCCAAGGGGACGATCGCACTCGCCCACATCGAGTTAGGATCGATCGGCCCAGCGGTAACACTTAATAATAGATGCGGCAGAGCGAACCCAAGTAAGGCATAAAATAGCGGTGCTGTCACACCATCGACTGCATTCTCTGTTACCGTTTCTAACAATGCTCGCAGAATTTCTGGCTCGGATAAGTTTTCGGTATCCCGGCCGACGTAAAGGCTCAACCTTTCTCGCGCCTTGACTAAATTTCCAACATTTAAAGGTGCTAGCACATCCTCTGCAGCCGCCCTCAAACTGCGACCTGCAAAACAGCTTGCCAGCAAAATGGTGTCTAGGGCAATACCTAAAAGAGGATGCACCCAACTAGCAGCTTGGACGAGCAACCAACTGACAGTATAACTGCCTACAATCAGCCCGATCGCTAGTATTGTACCAGCACATCGTAACAGCAGTTTGTGCTGATCGCCAGCGGGACGATCCTCTGCTTCAGGCATTTTGCCTGCGGGATTATTCCATATATTAAAGACAAGTCGAGTATAGCGCTCGATCGCCCAACCCATCGCCTGCACGGGATGTGGCCAACCCCAAGGATCGCCGATCGAATAATCCAACACCGCAGCTAAAATCAAAACAGGAAATTCATCCGGCATCATTATATATTGTGTCAAACTTGATAGTCCGTCCGAGCAAGAGCACTCGCAATGGTAGCGCAGGTTTTAACTACTCCTACCCTTGCGGACTTTGATTTTTGAGCTGCAATTTTAACTGCTGAGATTACTTTCGTCGCGGAGCAAGTGTACGTTCTGCTCCCAATTAACACCGTCAAAGGGTAGGATCTGAAAGTGTTCGATGGCATAGTCGTCAAGACAGCGGACGTTGACATCGAAATGATCGGGATGCGATCGGGGGCGATAGAACGAGTGAATGCCGCAAATTCGGCAGAAAGTATGTTGAGCAGTTCCTGTATTAAATGTATAGGTGGTCAAAACATCTTCGCCACTGAGCAAGGTAAAACGTTCCGGCGGCACAATGAGGTGCAAAAATCCTTTCTTTTTACAGATAGAGCAGTTGCAATCAGATGCTTCGTGTTTGTCAACGGCGACACGGAAGCGGACAGCTCCGCAGTGACAGCCGCCAAAGTAGGTAACAAGTGTTGCGTCCATGTG includes:
- a CDS encoding HlyC/CorC family transporter gives rise to the protein MSLTEVLSRLLSVLLLIAINAFFVAAEFSMVTVRRSRINQLVEAGDVAALTVQSLQQSIERLLSTMQLGITLSSLALGWIGESTIAVLVRMSIGYLPLPIYIKSAIAHSFSIPIVTFLLLAYLQIVLGELFPKSVALLYSEQLARTLGPPSLLIARLFKPFVSFLNQSTRSLLRFAGIEYDLRHRPVTPEELQLIIATSSESSGLEAEKRELLNNVFEFGEVWVEEVMVPRPSIVALPKTATFQTLLDEMAISNHSRYPVTGDSLDDIIGIIGFKQLAKPLAEGLLSPDTPIVTWMGSVRFVPEMMLLGELLPLMQSSSEEIAIVVDEFGGISGLVTLRDLIAEIIGRSSESPDSKEIALQVLDDRTYLVQAQLNLDDVNQILNLELPVTDEYQTIGGFLSYQLQRMPAVGEVWRCENVELTVVSVSGPRLEQLQIHLLEEAAGDRALDEIAAADEEIVGKGRKNSGLSSVAKLSH
- the pyrR gene encoding bifunctional pyr operon transcriptional regulator/uracil phosphoribosyltransferase PyrR codes for the protein MTTIIEILSPDEVRRTLTRVASQIVEKSGNPSELVLLGIHSRGVPLAQILADQIEVLEQVKVPVGALDITFYRDDLDRVAMRTPAKTEIPFDLTGKTVVLVDDVIYKGRTSRAALNAVNDYGRPEKIWLAVLVDRGHREVPIQPDFTGKKLPTAKEEQVKVYVQELDGRDGVELIKG
- a CDS encoding cobalamin biosynthesis protein: MMPDEFPVLILAAVLDYSIGDPWGWPHPVQAMGWAIERYTRLVFNIWNNPAGKMPEAEDRPAGDQHKLLLRCAGTILAIGLIVGSYTVSWLLVQAASWVHPLLGIALDTILLASCFAGRSLRAAAEDVLAPLNVGNLVKARERLSLYVGRDTENLSEPEILRALLETVTENAVDGVTAPLFYALLGFALPHLLLSVTAGPIDPNSMWASAIVPLAIAYKAASTLDSTIGYKEAPYTDLGWFSAKLEDVLTWIPCRLTVITLALISGKPIYIWQICQRDAVKDASPNSGWSECVYAAILGVQLGGTNSYRGVLKHKPLLGEPIHPITAPLIGQALQLTRYCFLIWLGLSLLFYTLLCLSC
- a CDS encoding GFA family protein, which encodes MDATLVTYFGGCHCGAVRFRVAVDKHEASDCNCSICKKKGFLHLIVPPERFTLLSGEDVLTTYTFNTGTAQHTFCRICGIHSFYRPRSHPDHFDVNVRCLDDYAIEHFQILPFDGVNWEQNVHLLRDESNLSS